A section of the Arabiibacter massiliensis genome encodes:
- the ngr gene encoding nigerythrin translates to MKLRDAIPTADNCTNMNGFGTCEVGTTLENLKAAISGETGASAKYAAFAKAAKEQGYDQIARLFEATSAAEQIHIGLEYALVAEMEPGFEKPAAPEAEGAQTDLNLISGAQGEIFETSDMYPAFIAKAQEEGNAKAVQVFTRAKLAESVHAERYLAAYNDLDAADDDTFYLCPICGYIHKGEDFEKCPICFCPKASFTAF, encoded by the coding sequence ATGAAGCTTCGCGACGCTATCCCCACCGCTGACAACTGCACGAACATGAACGGCTTCGGCACCTGCGAGGTCGGCACCACGCTTGAGAACCTGAAGGCCGCCATCTCCGGCGAGACCGGCGCCTCCGCCAAGTACGCCGCCTTCGCTAAGGCCGCCAAGGAGCAGGGCTACGACCAGATCGCCCGCCTGTTCGAGGCCACCAGCGCCGCCGAGCAGATCCACATCGGCCTCGAGTACGCGCTCGTCGCCGAGATGGAGCCCGGTTTCGAGAAGCCGGCCGCCCCTGAGGCCGAGGGCGCTCAGACCGACCTGAACCTCATCTCCGGCGCTCAGGGCGAGATCTTCGAGACCTCCGACATGTACCCGGCGTTCATCGCGAAGGCCCAGGAGGAGGGCAACGCCAAGGCCGTGCAGGTGTTCACCCGCGCCAAGCTGGCCGAGTCCGTGCATGCCGAGCGCTACCTGGCCGCCTACAACGACCTGGACGCCGCCGACGACGACACGTTCTACCTGTGCCCCATCTGCGGCTACATCCACAAGGGCGAGGATTTCGAGAAGTGCCCCATCTGCTTCTGCCCGAAGGCCTCCTTCACCGCGTTCTAA
- a CDS encoding ATP-binding cassette domain-containing protein, giving the protein MLQLLNICKSYTTADFTQVALDNVSVSFRDNEFVAILGPSGSGKTTLLNIVGGLDHYDSGNLIIDGISTEQYRDKDWDAYRNNRIGFVFQSYNLIPHQTVLANVELALTLSGVSRAERHERAVNALERVGLGEHVNKKPSQLSGGQMQRVAIARALINDPEILLADEPTGALDSKTSVQIMDLLTEIANDRLVIMVTHNPELAEQYATRIVNLSDGIIRSDTDPYEPTAEDMRLSEKPVQRTKMSFLTALALSFKNLMTKKGRTLMTAFAGSIGIIGIAAILALANGVNNYIKSVEEETLSEYPLQIQSTGFDMTSMMFGAAGEGAKAASGEDKGEGSAHVVEMVSNMVSSIGSNDLASLKEYLDSGQSGIEQYTNAIEYTYSVAPQIFSSNTENLRQVNPDKSFSALGLGSSASSNSLMSMSMSTDTFYEMPSDPGLYQNQYDVKAGRWPESPTEVVLVLTGNGGISDFMLYTLGLRDPAELDDMVKKFAAEEEVTAPSDLEDPSYEDILDVSFKLVNAADYYQRDDEFNVWKDKTDDADYMRKLVAGGEDVRVVGVVQPREDASATMLSTGLNYPASLTAHVIDQAASSAIVKDQLAHPDVNVFTGKSFDEEEQDGEDGFGMESLFTIDGDAIQAAFTIDESALTSGLSGMSLDLSGLSLDMGSLPAFDSSGISIDPGSIDMGQYLDFSDIKLDMGDVQPSMNSEKVKAVMNELMAGFWPWYTQWEGFDPSDPTNIQKGAEAYLALDEVQKKIADAITGSIDMTAATEALQAQLEQQISAKMQAAVPAMAQALQGQLQASISTAMSSYLQNVMGAYMQQMSAAVEAQVSAAMQQSMSQIAANMSSAMSIDEDKFKDAFQMSMTEEELGELMMSLMSTEEASYDNNLKKLGYADPAKPGGIDIYPIDFESKEQVIGILDAYNDRMTADGQDDKVITYTDFVGTLMSSVTDIVNMISYVLVAFVAISLVVSSIMIGVITYISVLERKKEIGILRSIGASKGDISRVFNAETIIVGFTAGIIGIGVTALACIPANAIVYSLFDVANVASLPWQAALVLVGISVLLTFLAGLIPSSAAAREDPVEALRSE; this is encoded by the coding sequence ATGCTCCAGCTGCTGAATATCTGCAAGTCCTACACCACCGCCGACTTCACGCAAGTGGCGCTCGACAACGTGTCGGTGTCGTTTCGCGACAACGAGTTCGTGGCCATCCTCGGCCCCTCCGGCTCGGGCAAGACCACGCTCCTGAACATCGTGGGCGGCCTCGACCACTACGATTCGGGCAACCTCATCATCGACGGCATCTCGACCGAGCAGTACCGCGACAAGGACTGGGACGCCTACCGCAACAACCGCATCGGCTTCGTGTTCCAAAGCTACAACCTCATCCCCCATCAGACGGTGCTCGCCAACGTGGAGCTAGCTCTCACGCTGTCGGGCGTGTCGCGCGCCGAGCGCCACGAGCGCGCCGTCAACGCGCTCGAGCGCGTGGGCCTGGGCGAGCACGTGAACAAGAAGCCGAGCCAGCTCTCCGGCGGGCAGATGCAGCGCGTGGCCATCGCGCGCGCCCTCATCAACGACCCCGAGATACTGCTGGCCGACGAGCCCACCGGCGCCCTCGATTCCAAGACGTCCGTGCAGATCATGGACCTGCTCACCGAGATTGCCAACGACCGCCTGGTCATCATGGTCACGCACAACCCGGAGCTGGCCGAACAATACGCCACCCGCATCGTGAACCTCTCCGACGGCATTATCCGCAGCGACACCGACCCCTACGAGCCCACGGCCGAGGACATGCGCCTCAGCGAGAAGCCGGTGCAGCGCACGAAGATGTCGTTTCTCACGGCACTCGCGCTGTCGTTCAAGAACCTCATGACGAAGAAGGGCCGCACGCTCATGACGGCGTTCGCGGGTTCCATCGGCATCATCGGCATCGCAGCCATCCTGGCGCTGGCCAACGGCGTGAACAACTACATCAAGTCCGTGGAGGAAGAAACGCTCTCCGAGTACCCGCTGCAAATCCAGAGCACCGGCTTCGACATGACGTCCATGATGTTCGGCGCGGCTGGCGAAGGTGCCAAGGCCGCGAGCGGCGAGGACAAGGGCGAGGGCTCCGCGCACGTGGTGGAAATGGTGTCCAACATGGTGTCGAGCATCGGCAGCAACGACCTGGCGTCGCTCAAAGAGTACCTGGACAGCGGCCAAAGCGGCATCGAGCAGTACACGAACGCCATCGAGTACACCTACAGCGTGGCGCCGCAAATATTCAGCTCCAACACCGAGAACCTGCGCCAGGTGAACCCGGACAAGTCGTTCTCGGCGCTGGGCCTGGGCTCGTCCGCCAGCTCGAACAGCCTCATGTCCATGTCCATGAGCACCGACACGTTCTACGAGATGCCGAGCGACCCCGGCCTCTACCAGAACCAGTACGACGTGAAGGCCGGCCGCTGGCCCGAGAGCCCCACCGAGGTGGTGCTCGTGCTCACCGGCAACGGCGGCATCAGCGACTTCATGCTGTACACGCTCGGGTTGCGCGACCCCGCCGAGCTGGACGACATGGTGAAGAAGTTCGCCGCCGAAGAGGAGGTGACCGCGCCTTCCGACTTGGAGGACCCCTCCTACGAGGATATCCTGGACGTGTCGTTCAAGCTGGTGAACGCCGCCGACTACTACCAGCGCGACGACGAGTTCAACGTGTGGAAGGACAAGACCGACGACGCCGACTACATGCGCAAGCTGGTGGCCGGCGGCGAGGACGTGCGCGTGGTGGGCGTGGTGCAGCCGCGCGAGGACGCCAGCGCAACCATGCTGAGCACGGGGCTGAACTACCCGGCCTCGCTGACCGCGCACGTGATCGACCAGGCCGCGAGCAGCGCCATCGTGAAGGACCAGCTGGCGCACCCGGACGTGAACGTGTTCACCGGCAAGTCCTTCGACGAGGAGGAGCAGGACGGCGAGGACGGCTTCGGCATGGAGTCGCTGTTCACCATCGACGGCGATGCCATCCAGGCCGCGTTCACCATCGACGAGAGCGCGCTGACCAGCGGACTTTCCGGCATGTCGCTCGATCTGTCGGGGCTGTCGCTGGACATGGGATCGCTGCCGGCGTTCGACAGCTCGGGCATCTCCATCGATCCGGGCAGCATCGACATGGGCCAGTACCTCGATTTCAGCGACATCAAGCTGGACATGGGCGACGTGCAACCCAGCATGAACTCCGAGAAGGTCAAAGCGGTCATGAACGAACTCATGGCGGGCTTCTGGCCCTGGTACACCCAATGGGAGGGTTTCGATCCTTCCGACCCCACCAATATTCAGAAGGGTGCAGAAGCCTATCTCGCTCTTGACGAGGTTCAGAAGAAAATCGCCGACGCCATCACCGGCTCCATCGACATGACCGCAGCCACCGAGGCGCTCCAGGCCCAGCTTGAGCAGCAGATCTCCGCGAAGATGCAGGCCGCTGTGCCCGCCATGGCGCAGGCGCTGCAAGGCCAGCTGCAAGCGTCGATCTCCACGGCCATGAGCTCGTACCTGCAAAACGTTATGGGCGCGTATATGCAGCAGATGTCGGCCGCCGTGGAGGCGCAGGTGTCTGCCGCCATGCAGCAGTCGATGAGCCAGATAGCCGCCAACATGTCCAGCGCCATGAGCATCGACGAGGACAAGTTCAAGGACGCCTTCCAGATGAGCATGACCGAGGAGGAGCTCGGCGAGCTCATGATGTCGCTCATGAGCACCGAGGAGGCAAGCTACGATAACAACCTGAAGAAACTCGGGTACGCCGACCCCGCCAAGCCGGGCGGCATCGACATCTACCCCATCGACTTCGAGAGCAAAGAGCAGGTCATCGGCATACTCGACGCCTACAACGACCGCATGACCGCCGACGGCCAGGACGACAAGGTGATCACCTACACCGACTTCGTGGGCACGCTCATGTCCTCGGTCACCGACATCGTGAACATGATCAGCTACGTGCTGGTGGCGTTCGTGGCCATCTCGCTCGTGGTGTCGTCCATCATGATCGGCGTCATCACCTACATCAGCGTGCTCGAGCGCAAGAAGGAGATCGGCATCCTGCGCTCCATCGGCGCGAGCAAGGGCGACATCAGCCGTGTGTTCAACGCCGAGACCATCATCGTGGGCTTCACGGCCGGCATCATCGGCATCGGCGTGACCGCGCTCGCGTGCATCCCGGCAAACGCCATCGTCTACTCGCTGTTCGACGTGGCGAACGTGGCGTCGCTGCCCTGGCAGGCGGCCCTTGTGCTGGTGGGCATCAGCGTGCTGCTCACGTTCCTCGCCGGCCTCATCCCCTCGAGCGCCGCCGCCCGCGAAGACCCCGTGGAAGCGCTGAGGAGCGAGTGA
- a CDS encoding L-serine ammonia-lyase, iron-sulfur-dependent, subunit alpha gives MDRTDERYGQYVAILEEELIAAMGCTEPIAIALAAARARELLGTEPARVSVAASGSIIKNAKSVVVPHTGGLKGIEAAAAAGIVAGRPERKLEVIAEVGPDEVRAIAGYLARASIEVARTDDAVDFDVVVRVAGASGQHEALVRIADYHTNIVREERDGEVLLDAPLASEAGTAEGLTDRSVLTMAGIWDFATTVDLDDVRGLLERQIACNDAIAREGLAGDWGANIGSVMLGAYGDDIKVRACACAAAASDARMSGCELPVVINSGSGNQGITVSVPLIEYARHLGSTEEQLLRALALSNLVAIHQKTGIGRLSAFCGAVCAGAAAGAGIAYLDGGGYKEACHAVVNALSIVAGMVCDGAKPSCAGKIAFSVNAGILGYVMYRDGQQFYGGDGIVKKGVENTIDSIARLGRDGMRATNDEIIRIMLGS, from the coding sequence GTGGACAGAACGGACGAGCGGTACGGGCAGTACGTCGCCATCCTGGAGGAGGAGCTCATCGCGGCCATGGGGTGCACCGAGCCCATCGCCATCGCGCTGGCAGCGGCGCGGGCGCGCGAGCTTCTGGGTACCGAGCCCGCGCGCGTGAGCGTGGCGGCCAGCGGCAGCATCATCAAGAACGCGAAGAGCGTGGTCGTGCCGCATACGGGCGGCCTCAAGGGCATCGAAGCCGCAGCGGCGGCCGGCATCGTGGCGGGGCGTCCCGAGCGCAAGCTGGAGGTCATCGCCGAGGTGGGACCGGATGAGGTGCGCGCCATCGCCGGCTACCTGGCGCGGGCGTCCATCGAGGTGGCGCGCACGGACGACGCGGTGGACTTCGACGTAGTCGTGCGCGTGGCCGGCGCCTCCGGGCAACACGAGGCGCTCGTGCGCATCGCCGACTACCACACCAACATCGTACGCGAGGAGCGCGACGGCGAGGTGCTGCTCGACGCGCCGCTGGCCTCCGAGGCGGGCACGGCGGAAGGGCTCACGGATCGCAGTGTGCTCACGATGGCCGGCATCTGGGACTTCGCCACCACCGTGGACTTGGACGACGTGCGCGGGCTGCTCGAGCGGCAGATCGCCTGCAACGACGCCATCGCGCGCGAGGGCCTGGCCGGCGACTGGGGCGCGAACATCGGCAGCGTCATGCTGGGCGCCTACGGCGACGACATCAAAGTGCGCGCGTGCGCATGCGCCGCGGCAGCGTCCGACGCGCGCATGAGCGGCTGCGAGCTGCCGGTGGTCATCAACTCGGGCAGCGGCAACCAGGGCATCACCGTGTCGGTGCCGCTCATCGAGTACGCGCGCCACCTGGGGTCGACCGAGGAGCAGCTGCTGCGCGCGCTCGCGCTGTCCAACCTCGTGGCCATCCACCAGAAGACGGGCATCGGGCGGCTCTCCGCGTTCTGCGGCGCGGTGTGCGCGGGCGCGGCGGCGGGCGCCGGCATCGCGTACCTGGACGGCGGCGGCTACAAGGAGGCATGCCACGCCGTGGTGAACGCGCTCTCCATCGTGGCCGGCATGGTGTGCGACGGCGCGAAGCCCTCGTGCGCCGGCAAGATCGCGTTCTCGGTGAACGCCGGCATCCTCGGCTATGTGATGTACCGCGATGGCCAGCAGTTCTACGGCGGCGACGGCATCGTGAAGAAGGGCGTGGAGAACACCATCGACTCCATCGCCCGTCTCGGCCGCGACGGCATGCGCGCCACCAACGACGAGATCATCAGGATCATGCTGGGCTCGTAG
- a CDS encoding LysR family transcriptional regulator: MNIDTYREFITLARCLNFTQAAEELHMTQPALSKHIAALEREFDAELLIRDRRTVQLSEAGRILFGCALEMVDAYDRAQAAIATVVREKPIRVDGILYDNTVSSIISLSTVLLNDQRHVPIVFEHHENQPLFDLLESDEIDVVFAYLEEHALAERGLVFQPLVQTQFVAVVDRNHPLAERSELHMEDLADETLIQFFDEYSISGWRRIEQVCHAHGFDPKKRPILGRAVTSYATTAPEGGVLILQKDLRQLKFLEDVNQTVSIPIADEDANFIIYYIYKHENEERLRPLLSALEESREIIMSHRRGEE, from the coding sequence ATGAACATAGACACCTACCGCGAATTCATCACGCTGGCGCGCTGCCTGAACTTCACGCAGGCAGCCGAGGAGCTGCACATGACGCAGCCGGCGCTGAGCAAGCACATCGCCGCGCTCGAACGCGAGTTCGACGCCGAGCTGCTCATCCGCGACCGGCGCACCGTGCAGCTGAGCGAGGCCGGCCGCATCCTGTTCGGCTGCGCGCTCGAGATGGTCGACGCCTACGACCGCGCGCAGGCCGCCATCGCCACCGTCGTGCGCGAGAAGCCCATCCGCGTGGACGGCATCCTCTACGACAACACGGTTTCCAGCATCATCTCGTTGTCCACGGTGCTGCTCAACGATCAGCGCCACGTGCCCATCGTGTTCGAGCACCACGAGAACCAGCCGCTGTTCGACCTGTTGGAGTCGGACGAGATAGACGTCGTGTTCGCCTACCTTGAGGAGCATGCGCTCGCCGAGCGGGGGCTCGTGTTCCAACCCCTCGTGCAGACGCAGTTCGTGGCCGTCGTCGACCGCAACCATCCCCTCGCCGAGCGAAGTGAGCTGCATATGGAGGATCTCGCCGACGAGACGCTCATCCAGTTCTTCGACGAGTACTCCATCTCGGGATGGCGGCGCATCGAGCAGGTGTGCCACGCACACGGCTTCGATCCGAAGAAGCGCCCCATCCTGGGAAGGGCCGTGACGAGCTACGCCACCACCGCGCCCGAAGGCGGCGTCCTTATCCTGCAGAAGGATCTGCGCCAGCTGAAGTTCCTCGAGGACGTGAACCAGACGGTGAGCATCCCCATCGCCGATGAGGACGCGAACTTCATCATCTACTATATTTACAAGCACGAGAACGAAGAGCGGTTGCGCCCCCTGCTGAGCGCCCTGGAGGAGTCGCGCGAGATCATCATGAGCCACCGCCGAGGCGAGGAGTAA